The following coding sequences are from one Mycolicibacterium aichiense window:
- a CDS encoding site-specific DNA-methyltransferase has product MSRLNDLLRQLETKDPALAKDLRREVDALSNRRAFGLNFERHVPEAVELPGRPVRRGDKVRILPPRGSKSSARDARLWRVVEFTRDASGIRTASLELIGDDETAEALVDDLVVVAEFRDPIYPGLVSTGKIERGGDKPYHSVINAENYHALQTLLFTHRAQVDVIYIDPPYNTGARDWKYNNDYVEGEDLYRHSKWLAFMERRLKLAKQLLNPDDSVLIVTIDEKEYLRLGLLLEQVFPEARVQMVTDVTNPRAGVARPGAFTRTEEYLFYVVLGEGSGVVPAPLSSAEGDATAVKAPIWFSLMRTGSNSSRTARPNLFYPIWVHADGRLHSVGETIPLQSDRNAVAAPAPGLTAIWPIRPNGDENTWQLGAVAIRKAFLDGTARINSSSSGHKVNYLRTAEKKRIAAGEIEQLGKDDRGALILRHREGAIRTTAPRTVWTAPAHDAGLFGSSLLATLIPGRKFPFPKSLYAVEDALRFAVVNKPNATIVDFFAGSGTTAHAVMRLNKQDGGRRRSISVTNNEVGADEQKELVDQSYRPGDPEWEQRGICRHITQPRLAAAITGNTPNGDPVRGDYKFTDEFPIADGFDENVEFFALTYEAPLRVSSNREFEKVAPLLWLRAGSQGRRIEDMSAGWNAADTYGVLADLNQSERFLKAVAAMDSIRVAFIVTDEDRLFESVVRELPDQVEPVRLYEAYLQNFEIETGRSTL; this is encoded by the coding sequence GTGTCCCGGCTGAATGACCTGCTTCGGCAACTCGAGACCAAGGATCCTGCGCTTGCAAAGGATCTGAGGCGAGAGGTCGATGCCCTCTCAAACCGGCGGGCCTTTGGCTTGAACTTCGAACGTCACGTGCCCGAGGCAGTCGAGCTGCCCGGTCGCCCAGTGCGGCGGGGTGACAAGGTGCGAATTCTCCCACCGCGCGGATCGAAATCGAGTGCGCGTGATGCCCGACTCTGGCGTGTCGTGGAGTTCACTAGAGATGCATCCGGCATCCGAACGGCATCGCTGGAATTGATCGGCGACGACGAGACCGCGGAGGCGCTCGTCGACGACCTCGTCGTTGTAGCCGAGTTCCGGGATCCGATCTATCCCGGTCTCGTCTCTACCGGAAAAATCGAACGCGGCGGCGACAAGCCCTACCACTCGGTCATCAATGCCGAGAACTATCACGCGCTCCAAACACTTCTGTTCACACACCGCGCGCAAGTCGATGTTATCTATATCGACCCGCCTTATAACACTGGCGCAAGGGACTGGAAATACAACAACGATTACGTCGAGGGCGAGGACTTATACCGCCACTCGAAGTGGCTCGCTTTTATGGAGCGACGATTGAAGTTGGCGAAGCAGTTACTCAACCCGGATGATTCAGTGCTCATTGTGACGATTGACGAGAAAGAGTATCTGCGGTTAGGGCTACTGCTCGAGCAAGTGTTCCCCGAAGCGCGGGTTCAGATGGTTACAGACGTAACGAACCCTCGCGCGGGCGTTGCGCGGCCAGGAGCGTTCACTCGGACCGAAGAGTATCTGTTCTACGTTGTTCTTGGAGAAGGCTCCGGCGTTGTACCAGCGCCCCTCAGTAGTGCTGAGGGTGATGCCACGGCGGTGAAGGCTCCCATCTGGTTTTCACTAATGCGAACGGGATCCAACAGCTCTCGAACTGCCCGTCCAAATCTATTCTATCCAATTTGGGTTCACGCAGACGGCCGTTTGCACTCGGTCGGCGAGACAATACCTCTGCAGTCGGATAGAAATGCGGTGGCTGCGCCTGCGCCAGGATTGACTGCGATATGGCCTATACGCCCGAATGGCGACGAGAATACATGGCAACTTGGCGCTGTAGCGATTAGGAAAGCATTCCTCGATGGGACCGCCAGGATCAATTCTTCTTCCTCAGGTCATAAAGTAAACTATCTACGCACGGCCGAGAAGAAACGCATTGCAGCCGGCGAGATCGAGCAACTTGGCAAAGATGACCGAGGTGCGCTCATCTTGCGACATCGCGAGGGCGCAATTCGCACGACCGCACCAAGGACGGTGTGGACCGCCCCTGCTCACGACGCGGGCTTGTTCGGTTCGTCATTGCTGGCCACATTGATCCCTGGGCGCAAGTTTCCTTTTCCGAAATCCCTTTATGCGGTGGAGGATGCGCTCCGCTTCGCGGTTGTGAACAAGCCGAATGCCACGATCGTTGATTTCTTTGCTGGTTCCGGCACCACGGCGCACGCCGTTATGCGCTTAAACAAGCAGGACGGTGGTCGACGCCGTTCGATCAGCGTCACCAACAATGAGGTCGGAGCCGACGAGCAGAAAGAGCTCGTTGATCAAAGCTACCGCCCCGGGGATCCGGAATGGGAGCAGCGGGGAATCTGCCGGCACATTACACAGCCTCGGCTCGCTGCGGCGATCACGGGCAACACTCCCAATGGCGACCCTGTAAGGGGTGACTACAAGTTCACTGATGAATTTCCGATCGCTGACGGATTCGATGAAAATGTTGAGTTCTTCGCCCTGACATATGAGGCCCCACTCCGGGTTTCGTCGAACCGCGAGTTCGAGAAAGTCGCACCGCTTTTGTGGTTGCGAGCTGGTTCGCAAGGCCGCCGCATCGAGGATATGTCGGCGGGCTGGAACGCTGCCGACACCTACGGCGTTCTGGCGGACCTGAATCAGTCCGAGAGATTCCTTAAGGCTGTTGCTGCGATGGACAGTATTCGAGTCGCATTCATCGTCACAGACGAGGATCGCCTGTTCGAATCGGTGGTGCGCGAATTGCCCGATCAGGTGGAGCCGGTTCGGTTGTACGAGGCGTACCTTCAGAACTTCGAGATTGAGACGGGGCGTAGCACACTGTGA
- a CDS encoding DEAD/DEAH box helicase has translation MKFTLKDYQEDAVDDILRTLDRAQTAWERDGKESSVALTAPTGAGKTVMAAAVIEALFYGSETFDFEPDEGAVVLWFSDDPNLNDQTRMRLMDASEKFTSSDLVTIEPPFAKAKLDPGKVYFLNTQKLSKSSKLTRGHVEDENQQVLPGTPDLQGYTIWETIANTIADEDLTLYLVLDEAHRGFNTKASTDKTTIVRRLVQGHAGYPAIPIVWGISATIERFESAMKEADESGHRREYPAVMVDPNRVQESGLVKDVVSLDIPNEAGNFDTTLVKLAAQKLAASTERWASYSNEQGLAVTVVPLLVLQTPNTPEPDEIGRALDTIAEVVPELYGGSVAHVLGDHARQHFGRWDVGWIEPQRVQETPEVRVLVAKDAISTGWDCPRAEVMVSFRPAKDTTHITQLLGRMVRSPLARRVPGDEALNAVECILPFFDRTTAGNVVRYLTGQLEEMPGTGTTKKILLDGRVLRDNPSIPESVWSVWSRLPTQTLPKRGARPVRRLVALAQSLAMDGVRPGALSDAEREMHLILDTYATRYSGLLDEQIDEVWRVDIQEISGTSESKKLTYREFSMRADDRAIRSAFEDAKKAFGADVAQSYVNHLAGADDDDDDGLRDAYVRASALSMIKEVREKVDQEATELVDSWFAQHRVAIKSLPDVRQQDYEDIRAMTTEPQRGELGQPRSRMEDYKVLEDDTEIDAPLVGRHLMSDEDGLFPLSSLNKWEQKVVNAELAEGAVGWYRNPPRSAVDSIGIAYRDGQGNWRTMHPDFVFFHDVGGEVKASIVDPHGTHLDDAVTKLKALAGFAQEFGDEFHRIEAVAQVGSKMKVLDMTKPAVREAVLHEDKRADAFYESDLAEEYSA, from the coding sequence GTGAAGTTCACTCTAAAGGATTACCAAGAAGATGCCGTGGACGACATTCTTCGGACGCTCGACCGCGCCCAAACGGCTTGGGAGCGCGACGGGAAGGAATCTTCTGTAGCCCTCACCGCGCCAACGGGCGCGGGTAAGACGGTCATGGCGGCCGCAGTTATCGAGGCACTCTTCTACGGGTCGGAGACGTTCGACTTCGAGCCGGACGAGGGAGCTGTCGTGCTCTGGTTCTCGGACGATCCAAATCTCAATGATCAAACGCGCATGCGGTTAATGGACGCGTCCGAGAAGTTCACATCGTCGGATCTCGTAACGATCGAACCCCCGTTCGCTAAGGCCAAGCTGGACCCCGGCAAAGTGTATTTCCTTAACACCCAGAAACTTTCGAAGAGCTCAAAACTGACGCGCGGACACGTGGAGGATGAGAATCAGCAGGTGCTGCCCGGTACACCGGATCTACAGGGCTACACGATTTGGGAGACGATCGCAAATACGATCGCGGACGAGGACCTGACGCTTTACCTCGTTCTTGATGAGGCGCATCGCGGCTTCAACACCAAAGCCAGCACGGACAAGACGACGATTGTCCGAAGGCTCGTTCAGGGCCATGCCGGTTATCCGGCGATCCCGATTGTCTGGGGTATCTCGGCAACGATCGAGCGCTTCGAGTCCGCGATGAAGGAAGCGGACGAGTCCGGGCATCGCCGCGAGTATCCCGCAGTGATGGTCGACCCGAACCGAGTGCAGGAGTCCGGACTCGTCAAGGACGTCGTGAGCCTTGATATTCCGAACGAAGCAGGAAACTTCGACACGACGCTGGTGAAGCTCGCTGCGCAGAAACTCGCCGCCTCGACTGAGCGGTGGGCCTCTTACTCGAATGAGCAAGGGCTCGCCGTCACAGTCGTGCCTCTGCTTGTTCTGCAGACACCGAACACGCCGGAACCCGACGAAATCGGTCGTGCCCTCGACACCATCGCCGAGGTGGTCCCTGAGTTGTACGGCGGTAGTGTCGCTCACGTATTGGGCGACCACGCCCGTCAGCATTTCGGCCGTTGGGATGTTGGCTGGATCGAGCCGCAACGCGTCCAGGAGACGCCTGAAGTGCGTGTACTTGTTGCGAAGGATGCGATCTCGACGGGCTGGGACTGCCCGCGCGCGGAGGTGATGGTGTCCTTCCGTCCTGCGAAGGACACGACGCACATCACTCAGCTGTTGGGTCGTATGGTCCGCAGTCCGTTGGCGCGCCGTGTGCCGGGCGACGAGGCGCTCAACGCCGTCGAGTGCATCTTGCCGTTCTTCGACCGCACGACGGCGGGGAATGTCGTGCGTTATCTCACCGGCCAACTTGAAGAAATGCCCGGGACCGGGACAACGAAGAAGATTCTGCTCGACGGCCGCGTTCTTCGCGACAACCCGTCCATTCCAGAGTCAGTGTGGTCGGTCTGGAGCAGGCTTCCGACACAGACATTGCCCAAACGGGGCGCGCGACCAGTTAGAAGGCTTGTCGCCCTGGCTCAGTCGCTTGCGATGGATGGTGTTCGCCCCGGTGCATTGTCCGATGCGGAGCGCGAAATGCACCTGATACTCGACACGTATGCGACCCGGTACAGCGGCCTGCTTGACGAGCAAATCGACGAGGTTTGGCGCGTCGACATACAGGAGATCTCGGGGACATCAGAGTCGAAGAAGCTCACATATCGAGAGTTCTCGATGCGTGCAGACGACCGCGCGATCAGGTCGGCTTTCGAGGACGCCAAGAAGGCCTTCGGCGCGGACGTCGCGCAGTCGTACGTTAACCATCTCGCTGGCGCGGATGATGATGACGATGACGGACTGCGTGACGCCTACGTGCGCGCCTCCGCGCTCTCGATGATCAAAGAGGTGCGCGAGAAGGTTGACCAGGAGGCGACTGAACTAGTGGACAGTTGGTTCGCGCAGCACCGCGTCGCCATCAAGTCGCTCCCCGATGTACGCCAACAGGACTATGAGGACATTCGCGCGATGACCACCGAACCCCAGCGCGGAGAACTCGGTCAGCCGAGATCCCGCATGGAGGATTACAAGGTCCTCGAAGATGACACCGAAATTGATGCGCCCCTTGTCGGACGGCACTTAATGTCGGACGAAGACGGACTGTTTCCTCTGTCGTCGCTGAACAAGTGGGAACAGAAGGTGGTGAACGCCGAACTCGCCGAAGGCGCGGTCGGTTGGTATCGCAACCCGCCGCGTTCGGCGGTAGATTCTATCGGCATCGCCTATCGCGACGGTCAAGGAAATTGGCGAACGATGCATCCCGATTTCGTGTTCTTCCATGATGTCGGAGGAGAGGTGAAAGCGTCGATCGTCGACCCACATGGGACGCACCTCGATGACGCTGTGACCAAACTGAAGGCACTCGCAGGATTTGCGCAAGAGTTCGGCGATGAGTTCCACCGCATCGAAGCGGTCGCTCAGGTCGGGAGCAAGATGAAAGTGCTCGATATGACGAAACCTGCTGTGCGAGAAGCTGTTTTACATGAGGACAAGCGGGCGGACGCTTTCTACGAATCTGACCTCGCGGAGGAATACAGCGCTTGA
- a CDS encoding AAA family ATPase yields MTTEHGETGHFQGPLDVAIGDKHHEDAAALNDCVSDEASAELADMLAGTSPMERILLKASAGAGKSYALKRLVVEATQHAEGRRVAITAFTNKQVRPLAVSVADSLGKDAVALLASHEAYNAIPSEVLAAASVVTSTSQLPTDVKVVIATAARFGAIGEVGRLRNHLGDAANGVAPFDVLFVDEAWQIAHHLFDRITKIAPLWVGVGDVGQLPPLEIGENPWRGDPGYNPYRAWPTEYDDDPRTWSRELPTVWRPCAGHLALWRAFYPEWESLDCVAAPGDREIDLGSMDDGVAEIWRQVGTGVPTLLEVAGLPEPEAADIDMPLMEFVEYVVDEFFTAEVSLISATYDIDVPGRPTGNWDRISPRGDHQYPLIAILATRNQSVDDAKEIVDRLQKKHNLTDRDIVASTVDSWQGNTNGVTIAVHPLNGAAELDTFNSSFGRLAVACTRATHGLLMLARPGLDDLLAEAPARPGTPFGEPGTRQLPRQTHVRILATFARSVIDVSDDE; encoded by the coding sequence GTGACGACGGAACACGGCGAGACCGGTCATTTCCAAGGGCCGCTCGACGTCGCGATCGGCGACAAGCATCATGAGGACGCTGCGGCGTTGAACGATTGCGTTTCCGACGAGGCCAGCGCCGAACTGGCGGACATGCTAGCGGGCACCTCTCCCATGGAGCGGATCCTGCTGAAAGCATCAGCGGGCGCGGGGAAGTCGTACGCACTGAAGCGCCTCGTAGTCGAGGCGACACAGCATGCGGAAGGACGACGCGTCGCCATCACCGCGTTTACCAACAAACAGGTACGACCACTCGCGGTATCTGTGGCGGATTCCCTCGGCAAGGACGCCGTCGCGCTGCTGGCGAGTCATGAGGCGTACAACGCCATCCCAAGTGAAGTGCTCGCCGCTGCCAGCGTAGTCACATCGACGAGTCAACTTCCGACAGATGTGAAGGTCGTAATCGCGACTGCCGCCCGGTTCGGTGCCATCGGCGAAGTGGGACGGTTGCGCAACCACCTCGGCGACGCTGCGAACGGGGTTGCTCCGTTCGACGTGCTGTTCGTCGACGAAGCCTGGCAGATCGCACACCACTTGTTCGACCGGATCACGAAGATTGCACCGCTATGGGTCGGCGTGGGCGACGTAGGCCAATTGCCACCGCTGGAGATTGGCGAAAATCCGTGGCGCGGAGACCCGGGCTACAACCCGTATCGTGCGTGGCCCACCGAGTATGACGATGATCCGCGGACGTGGTCGCGCGAGCTCCCGACGGTGTGGCGGCCGTGCGCTGGCCACCTTGCTCTATGGCGTGCCTTCTACCCGGAATGGGAATCGCTTGACTGCGTCGCAGCACCCGGTGATCGTGAGATCGACCTCGGTTCCATGGACGATGGCGTGGCCGAGATTTGGCGACAGGTTGGTACGGGCGTACCAACCTTGCTCGAAGTTGCTGGTCTGCCGGAGCCTGAAGCTGCTGACATCGATATGCCGCTCATGGAGTTCGTCGAATACGTTGTAGACGAGTTCTTCACGGCTGAAGTGTCGCTCATTTCAGCGACGTACGACATCGACGTGCCGGGGCGGCCAACAGGCAACTGGGACAGGATTAGTCCTCGAGGCGATCATCAGTATCCACTGATCGCGATCCTTGCGACGCGCAATCAGTCGGTTGATGACGCGAAGGAGATCGTCGACCGGCTGCAGAAAAAGCACAACCTAACGGATCGCGACATCGTCGCTTCGACGGTTGATTCGTGGCAGGGCAACACGAACGGCGTCACGATCGCGGTGCACCCCTTGAACGGCGCCGCCGAACTCGACACATTCAACTCGTCGTTCGGGCGACTCGCGGTCGCGTGCACGCGCGCGACACACGGACTCCTTATGCTCGCGCGTCCCGGGCTCGACGATCTGCTGGCTGAAGCCCCTGCCCGGCCCGGAACGCCCTTCGGTGAGCCCGGCACGCGTCAGTTGCCTCGGCAAACGCACGTGCGGATCCTGGCGACGTTCGCGCGCAGCGTCATTGACGTGTCAGATGACGAATGA
- a CDS encoding ATP-dependent helicase — protein sequence MKFKWVSPANGTSRPVPKPFSAAPTSPNAVPNRPNAQTERPAVIPPPAPVTSGPRIAPVTRGPIATDAADIPTLDGDAARAVTHRGSHIQIIAAAGSGKTEVVSQRVASLLSDGEPPESIVAFTFTEKAAAELKERIRERVTALMGPKATDQLGRLFVGTIHAYCFRMLQMYVPRYETYTPLDANQLTNFLYQQSRLIGITALVPTDGTFKNIATFQRGIDVIENELIEIETLPAGDFKAAVESYYAALDRHQFMSFGTQIVRAVEALADPEVHAAVVAPLRHLIVDEYQDVNPAQERLVELLAKPHGNADVVVVGDDDQAIYQWRGSSVTNIVTFADRYPAVTQFTLLTNRRSRPGIIEVANLFAETIPGRIQKQMLPFRDADGPSVAIVRDPGNEGDAADEIARQILDFHSKGLPYRDIAVLVRGRAAYPALIDAFAKAAIPVQAGGRSGLFAQSEPQVFGATYAWIADIDWANAKFAQRQKVTLDLLLNDYCAVFNLAHSMRAKLSTYLEEWKARALASDFNESLVRDFYSLMALIEVNKWDLSDALIRNRLGTIARFTAVLADYEGVSWRARKDPNNPTEQVGGRSGGVWFYKNLAILLTNFAVGSYDDFAGEEGHLDDAVALGTIHGSKGLEWPVVFLPSLVKQRFPSNMTGRAQVFPGDLIGRFDRQRYEGSDADERRLFYVAITRARDAVLLSSFSLRDNGKSRGASPYFDEVVNAYTKSGTPTSATSKGASAEADIAITYSELAAFESCPRSYLLKNELGFMPAIQQELGYGNAVHHTMRVLAERTQATGAIPTALQVDQLLNSEFFLPFANKAGHREMREKARRLVMRYVNEHSSDLLRTWATERPFELYLDGAVISGRADVIYDSHDGQIGRVAIVDYKTSTGGQIDPLQLQIYTEAGRREGLDVGGAFIQDLGAETRYDVAIDTKSISDAETQIITTVDALRRREFEPKPDRRKCRQCDVRQICSASAT from the coding sequence ATGAAGTTTAAGTGGGTTTCACCGGCGAACGGCACTTCGCGGCCCGTCCCCAAGCCGTTCAGTGCTGCGCCGACTTCGCCGAATGCGGTGCCCAACCGCCCGAACGCACAGACGGAACGTCCTGCTGTTATTCCCCCTCCAGCTCCAGTCACTTCCGGCCCGCGTATCGCGCCCGTTACGCGCGGCCCGATCGCAACAGACGCCGCAGATATTCCGACTCTCGACGGTGACGCTGCGAGAGCAGTCACGCACCGCGGCAGTCACATTCAGATCATCGCAGCCGCCGGCTCGGGGAAGACGGAAGTCGTTTCTCAGCGGGTGGCGTCGTTGCTCTCCGACGGAGAGCCGCCGGAGTCGATCGTCGCATTCACATTTACCGAGAAGGCCGCCGCTGAGCTCAAGGAGCGCATTCGTGAGCGGGTAACCGCACTCATGGGACCGAAGGCCACTGATCAGCTCGGCCGGTTGTTCGTCGGGACAATCCACGCGTATTGCTTCCGGATGCTCCAGATGTACGTGCCGCGGTATGAGACCTACACTCCGCTCGACGCAAATCAGCTGACGAACTTCCTTTACCAGCAGAGCAGGCTGATCGGTATCACCGCACTCGTACCTACCGACGGCACGTTCAAGAACATCGCTACTTTCCAGCGTGGCATCGACGTGATCGAGAACGAGCTGATCGAAATCGAGACCTTGCCCGCCGGCGACTTCAAGGCTGCGGTGGAGTCCTACTACGCAGCGCTCGATCGCCATCAGTTCATGTCGTTCGGCACGCAGATCGTCCGCGCCGTTGAGGCACTTGCCGACCCCGAAGTCCACGCCGCGGTGGTCGCTCCACTACGGCACCTCATCGTCGACGAGTACCAGGACGTCAACCCAGCGCAGGAGCGACTGGTCGAACTGCTCGCAAAGCCCCACGGCAATGCGGACGTCGTGGTGGTCGGTGACGACGACCAAGCGATCTACCAGTGGCGTGGCTCGTCAGTCACAAACATCGTTACTTTCGCCGATCGTTACCCCGCAGTCACTCAATTCACACTCCTGACCAATCGTCGCTCACGACCTGGAATCATCGAGGTTGCAAACCTTTTCGCCGAAACGATCCCCGGACGCATCCAAAAGCAGATGCTGCCATTTCGCGACGCTGACGGTCCGAGTGTCGCGATCGTCCGGGATCCGGGAAACGAGGGCGACGCGGCAGACGAGATAGCGCGGCAGATCCTCGACTTCCATTCGAAGGGGCTCCCCTACCGGGACATCGCGGTCCTCGTCCGCGGCCGGGCTGCCTATCCGGCGCTCATTGACGCCTTTGCCAAGGCGGCCATACCCGTACAAGCAGGCGGGCGGTCGGGGTTGTTTGCGCAATCCGAACCGCAGGTGTTCGGAGCCACGTACGCATGGATCGCCGACATCGATTGGGCGAATGCGAAATTCGCTCAACGGCAGAAGGTCACCCTCGACCTTCTGCTCAACGACTATTGCGCTGTATTCAATCTCGCGCACTCAATGCGCGCGAAACTGTCCACATATCTCGAGGAGTGGAAAGCGCGGGCGCTCGCGAGCGATTTCAATGAGAGCCTTGTCCGCGACTTCTACTCGTTGATGGCGTTGATTGAAGTCAACAAGTGGGATCTGTCGGATGCATTAATACGCAACCGTCTTGGGACCATCGCGCGGTTCACTGCCGTTCTAGCCGATTATGAGGGCGTCAGCTGGCGCGCACGCAAAGACCCGAATAACCCGACTGAACAGGTCGGCGGCCGCAGCGGTGGAGTGTGGTTCTACAAGAACCTCGCCATATTGCTCACTAATTTTGCCGTGGGTAGCTACGATGACTTCGCAGGCGAGGAAGGTCACCTCGACGACGCCGTAGCGCTGGGAACGATTCACGGCTCGAAAGGCCTGGAGTGGCCGGTAGTGTTCCTTCCGTCGCTAGTGAAGCAGCGATTCCCGTCGAATATGACCGGACGTGCGCAGGTGTTTCCCGGCGATCTCATCGGCCGTTTCGACCGGCAAAGGTACGAAGGTAGCGACGCCGACGAGCGGCGGCTGTTTTACGTCGCAATCACACGCGCCCGCGACGCAGTACTGCTGTCGAGCTTCTCCCTGCGAGACAACGGAAAGAGCCGCGGCGCATCGCCGTACTTCGATGAGGTCGTAAACGCCTACACAAAATCCGGCACGCCCACGTCCGCAACGAGTAAGGGTGCGTCGGCCGAGGCTGACATCGCGATCACCTACAGTGAACTGGCTGCATTCGAGTCTTGCCCGCGGAGCTACCTGCTGAAGAACGAGCTCGGATTCATGCCGGCAATTCAGCAAGAACTCGGGTACGGCAACGCGGTCCACCACACGATGCGGGTGCTCGCTGAGCGCACGCAGGCGACGGGCGCTATACCCACAGCGCTACAAGTGGATCAGCTGCTTAACTCCGAGTTCTTCTTGCCGTTCGCGAACAAGGCGGGCCACAGGGAGATGCGAGAGAAGGCGCGGCGTCTCGTCATGCGATACGTTAACGAACATTCTTCAGATCTGTTGCGCACCTGGGCAACTGAACGCCCATTCGAGCTCTATCTCGATGGCGCCGTAATCTCAGGTCGCGCCGACGTCATCTACGACAGCCACGACGGGCAGATTGGACGAGTCGCAATCGTGGACTACAAGACGTCAACCGGCGGGCAGATCGACCCGCTGCAACTGCAGATCTATACAGAAGCCGGACGACGCGAAGGACTCGATGTCGGCGGCGCCTTCATTCAGGACCTCGGCGCTGAGACTCGGTACGACGTAGCCATCGATACAAAATCGATCTCGGATGCCGAGACTCAGATTATCACCACCGTAGACGCGTTGCGACGCCGTGAATTCGAGCCGAAACCGGACCGCAGAAAGTGCCGTCAGTGTGACGTGCGGCAGATCTGCTCGGCCTCAGCGACCTAG